CTGCCCCGCACTCCGCGCTATTCGCCCAGCTCAACCAGGGCTTGGACATCACTAAAGGTGGGTCCGCGAAGTCACTTCAGGGGTCTTCACTGAACTTGAATTGATTTTGTAGGTCTGAAGCACGTCTCGGACCACCAGAGGACCCACAAGAACCCGCAGCTGCGCTCCCAGGAGGCACCGAGCGGGAAAGCCGGACCCAAGAAGGCATTCCCGCTGGTGGTCCCCCAGAAGAAACCCCCTCTGCTGGATCTGGAGGGGAAGAAATGGAGGGTGGTAGGTGGAATTGGTAGCCTTTTCTTCCACCAATCACTGGGGGTTTGTTACTAAAGGGAAGCGTGGGCCCGCAGGAGAACTTCGAGCACAAACACGACCTGACGATCCAGGAGACGGAGCTCCGACAGGTGGTCTACGTGTTCGCCTGCAACGACGCCACGCTGCACGTCAAAGGGAAGTTGAACTCCATCATCGTAGGTAACGCCAACATTCTTAAAAGTCTGCTACACagactccctctagtggtacgctaTAGAATCACTGCCAAAGTACAGCTCAGTTTTATTGAACTTTGACGTTCGATACATCAGCAATTAACCTGTAAGAACTGACGTGCGTGTGTTCAGATAATTGCACGAAGCTTGGTCTGGTGTTCGACAACGCGGTCGGAATTGTGGAGATCATCAACTCCAAGGCTGTTCAGTTACAGGTGAGCCACGGTTGGGGTTTCAAGTGTCTGTGAACATTTTCAATTCATGGTAATTGGACACTaatttaaagtagggtttcaagcccggGTTTGCGTTACAAAGTAGGGTCAGTCTGAGATTAAATTGTAACCGTGTTGTACTTCCTGTCAGGTGTTGGGAAGCGTCCCCACCATCTCCATCAATAAAACTGAAGGCTGTCAGCTGTACCTCAGTCCGCAGTCATTAAGCTGCCACATCGTAAGCGCCAAAAGCTCCGAGATGAACGTCCTCGTCCCGCAAGGAGACGACGACTACGTGAGTGTCCGTATGCGTCCGTCCCTGATGAGGCGGGAAGtgagtcagccattttgttttccaGAAAGAGTTGCCGCTTCCCGAGCAGTTCAAGACCGTCTGGGACGGATCCAAACTGGTGACAGAACCCAGCGAGATGGCAGCTTGATTGATTAGCAAATGCTAACAGTATCAGTAGTCTACACATGTAGCACTTTGTATGAATGCCAGCTATCACTTGATTGCGTGAAAAGCAGTTTTTACATGCAGTTAATGCACGTAATAAACACAAGTCTGCTGTGTGTAGTCAATGAGAACCTTTAATGTACACGTAACCCAAACAATgtctttttacaaataaaaactgtgtGCTTTTCCCCTTGTGtcaatgtttaatcaccacATTTCCCTGAGAGTCTTGCGTGAAGAGTGCGTCCTCAACGTCAAATAAAGTCTTTGCGGGTTTCATCGTGGCGGAAGTGATGACGTCGTTGCGATTTTTGAGGGGACTCCTCCGAAATCGGTGCGCGATCACCCGAAAGCCGTCAGAGTCCTGGGTGAACATCCGGGCCAGGCTGTCCTCGTCGTCGCGTAAGAGGCTGTTTTCTTTCTCGTCGTCTTTATGACAAGAGTGAACAAGTTGAAACGGTTTCTGAGTGGACGTTTTGCCTTTGGCCTCCGTCCAAAAGGCCTCTTGGCTTAGATCAAACTCATGACAATCCTTGACTGTTTGCTTCATTTTAACAATGGATCCTTGTCCACGGTTCATCTTGTATGGTTGCTGTGCTCGGACTAAGATGGTGGGGTTCCGGTCAATCTCATCTGGTTGCGCTTCTTGGGCTGTGCGGCGCATGTTCCATTCCATCTTGTCTGGTTGATGTTCTCGGAAATTGCGGTGGATGTTTAGTTCCGTCTCGTCTGCTTGCTCTTCTCTGACTTTGCGGTAGATGTTCTGTTCCATATCGTCTGCTTGCTCTTCTCGGACTAAGCAATGGATGTTGTCTGCTTGTTCTTCTCTGACTTTATAGTGGCTTTTCTGTTCCGACGTGCCTGGTTGTTCTTCTCGGACTTGGTGGGTTTTCCATTCCAACTCATCTGGATGCTCTTCTCTGTGGACGTTTTGTTGCACCTCGTCTGTTTGCTCTTCTCGGATTTTGCAGTGGATGGCCCGCTCGTCATTCTGCCCCTGAACGTCACCGTGGATACGCATATCCGTTTCGCTTTTGTCTTTACTACGAGGCGAGAAGAAGCTGGATATGGAACTCTGTTTGGTCCTCGGCATCTCCGTCTTGGTCTGCGTGAAGTTGAACACAACGGCCAAGCTGTAACCAGCACCTTTTGCCAGCGGGTTAAGCATCTTGGAGATGGGCCGGGCTGTTTTTTtctgcaacaaaaacatgatttttattatttttttaattggtgaAATGGTGCTCGACAGTGTGTCGATCATCTTGTTCCTTATCTCCAATAACCTGCTTAGCTTTTCCTTTGAGCTCCACAGTGTCCAACCACACACCGCATTCTTCGGGGGCAGGATTCGACTGGAGCGCTTTGGATGTCTTCATCGTGGAAGCTTaaccaaatacatttcaaaacatgatTATTTCTGTGCAAAGACTCAACAGCAGTGGTGGGCGCGACTATGTCCATTACTACTACAATTATAAACTACACTTATAAACGCTCGATATGATAGCTACAGTTGAATGTAAGATTTTAACTGTTCCGATAAAAcaccaaacatttttaaagcttATGTTTAAATATATAACCAATATAAagtatttacctttttttttctcgccgTATTTTGTCTTCCTTGTTTGAGTCTGGCGCCTCGACGACGGGTTGCCTCTGACGTTTCActctccaaaaatatatatcgtTCTATAAACGTAAAACGAATTTATAGTAACACTTAAGTCtattatttgtggatttatGTGTTGCAAAAATTTTATCGCTAATTTAAACCGTCCGACAAAAggattttaaagaaataaatcacTCATTTTCTATCAGGCGCGCAGGACGCACCCCTCCTCCGGTCCTGACATGAGGGTGTCTTTACGTTGACGTCATTGCAGCTTCGCCGAAACGTATgtgcctttttaaaattttgtattttcgGTTCAACATCACTAATATTGACAAATTAAACACACATTGACCACCCTATCGATTTATAATGAAATGTTAACACGGACAAAAAGATTCCTTTTAACCATACATGTCAAGTCACAGCAGTTTTAAAGGCCGTAGTTGCGAATTAGCATCGAAAGCTAACTTCGAGCTAGCTGGTTGAGAGTAACAGAAACAAGGGCGACACGCTACCAGTTTGTCGACATTCTTCAACTGGgggattttctcattttttttgtcgCTATTGAAcctttttgaaataatattcGGATTGTTATTGCTTTGAGCTTGCGACGTTTGTTGGAGGTGTTTACATTATACTTCCGTGCCGCTCATCAATGTTAATAATCGATAACACTGGGtatcaaataatatatattaactCGACAACTAAATGGCATAACATTCTTTTTCTTGCTTTCTTAGATTAAGCTGATACATTAACATTATGTTCCATGGCATACCGGTTACAGGGAGCATGGGAGGAGGTAAGGTGTTAGTTATACTGCGAATGAAGAGGAAATGTAATTGTCTTATAAAATACGTCTAAACTTGTGGCCTCGTCTTCTCCCAGGAGCTCCAGCCAATAAACCCGAGCTGTACGAGGTAAAAGTCCAGCAAATTCACAGTTTGTCTCAATGATTATGACACAATATGACTTTTATCATTCCAGGAGGTGAAATTGTATAAAAATGCCAGAGAAAGAGAAAAGTGAGTTTCACGCAATGCTTCTCGCTGATCTAGAGGGTTCATAATGATATTAGgatgtatatattttgtgtgtgtgaaggtaCGACAACATGGCAGAGTTGTTTGCTGTGGTCAAGACCCTGCAGGCCCTGGAGAAAGCCTACATCAAAGACTGCGTCACGCCCAATGAGTGAGTTGCGCTTCAATATCCGTAAAGAGTGCAGACTGTCCTGTGTCGATTGACACAGAGTTGTCGTTTTTTTAGGTACACCGCCTCGTGTTCCAGACTGCTGGTCCAATACAAGGCGGCGTTCAAACAGGTGCAGGGCTCCGATGTGGGCTCCATAGACGACTTCTGCCGCAAGTACAGGGTGAGTTTCCTCTTCCACTTTGGACGTTCCACTGTACGTCGTTAGGCACTTATTACTAGCTTACTTtgatcgtttttttgttttccgcCCTTGTAGCTGGACTGCCCGCTGGCCATGGAAAGGATCAAGGAGGATCGGCCAATCACCATCAAGGACGACAAGGGCAACTTGAACCGCTGCATTGCCGACATAGTTTCCGTACGTTCGCCCGTCAATGAGTCCGGACGGGACGCTCGTTCCGGGCCGCGTGGCCGgatatttaaaaatgatgtgATTAGTAGTAGTTTATGTGATCAGGTTGAACACTTAGTGGCTCAAGTGGATAGTTTAAATCCTCTGGCCAATCACTAGAAATCAGTTAATCTCAGCTAATAATGGAGGTGAGGTCTTTAGTTCCTCTTGGTGCTACTTACTCACTTGtttggttttgcttttttgttgttgtttagttgTTTATCACAGTTATGGACAAGCTGAGACTGGACATCAGAGCCATGGACGAGGTGGGTTTCAAAACTTTGATGTGGCCAGGGGTACTGGTTTATTCAACCGCAGAAGAATTTCTGtttctatttgagggaggcgtttatttataataataaaaaaaaaaaatgtggcatcaGTGCACAAAACGGGATTGAGCGACCACACGTCACAATCTACCGGAACAAGTAATCGTCACTAAAGACGCCATCTCCACGAAATATCATCTTTAATACCACGCAGGGAACTCAACTTATATTTGAGGGagctgtgtatttatttaacatggACTCgcacacagcatttcagagcgACAGTGTTTCTTGAAACGCTAACCGTCGTTTAAGACACAGTCTCCATGTAACATAAGAGCTTTAATCGCGTAGAGGGAACCAAGcttctatttgagggaggcatgtattttatttatcatgaatgcacacaacattgcAGAGCAAGCACCACAaaccacaaaatataaaatcatcTTTCACACCGTGAAGGGGACTCCGCTTCTATTGGAGGAaggcatttgtttatttaacatGGACGAACGCAACATGGTGGAGCGTCTAAATGTCAGAGGTTACCGGAATGCTAACTGCGTGACCTAAGCTCATATTTAATACTGCATCGTCGCCACCCTTGAGACTGTTTTTGTGCctcagtaggtgctgctgttttggttagcgacAGCGTTATAAAGCTTGAATTGCTTAACCGGACCTCTTTTTGGATTAGATCCAACCGGACCTGCGCGAGCTGATGGAGACTATGAACCGGATGAGCAACATGCCGCCCGACTCTGAAGCAAAGGACAAAGTCAGCCTCTGGTCAGTCAGTGTCACTGGCGCGGCGTCCATTTTGTAAGCAGGCGCCCGCCATTTTAAATGCGTCTCGTCCGTCATCAGGTTGAGCACCCTGAGCAGCATGTCGGCCTCGGACGAGCTGGACGACAGCCAAGTGCGCCAGATGCTCTTCGACCTGGAGTCGGCCTACATCGCCTTCAACCGCTTCCTGCACTCGTCCTGAGCCAATCGcgtttgtctgtttgtgtcaCATGACCTTTACCTGTGTCCTTATCAATGTTCGGTACCAGCTCCCtcttttttcactttattcTTTTCCCTTTTTGCCAGAGTTTTTTCCTCCAATATTATTGTGTCACCAAAATGACAGgtaaattactgtatataaataatttGACTTTATATCCTATTAAAACCCGGAAGGATTAGATTGTTAGTTAATGTACAGCAATTTGTTGGATTTCGCACGGCGTCTTGTCTTCTTTGAACTAATCGTCACCTCCCCCGGACCCGGTTTGGGgactacagtaaatatttattaaGATGTATCGTTGTTTATATAAATGTTTGGATAATGACATCCAAAATCATACACGCTTGTTCTTTTTAACAATAAAAGTTGTAATATACctccaaattgtattttttgtgtgttccgTGATTTCATAATTTGGGTGTTACATAGCCACATATACATAAATGGATTAATACATACTTTAATATGTAGGAACAATGTAAGATAATTCATATAGAATTGTGCATTACAAGTACAAAAATGACATACACTTCCAAAATATATTGTCCTTTTTATTTGCGTTCatctattttatttgaacaaaaatcaTATCCAAATCTTAAAGAAAAATGACATGCTTTTTAttcttatatatatacaaatattatttctgcaaagtaaaataaagcaaatacaaatatatatacaaaatgtacaatgtgatataggtacatatttacattacatcatagcacagGGTGAATAAAAGGTTCCCAAAAAGCTAAAAATGGTGCAAAATAACAACATAACACAGTAattgtaatacaaaaaaatacactgcaAATATTGTTGCTAGGAAGTTAATATTTGCGAAGCAAATACTGaaacaagtaaaaaagtaaaataagaaaaattacTAGTATGATACAAATTGCCCTGCGGATATAAACATTTGTTTCTAAATCTGAATATAACTGTattcttggggggaaaaaacattgtaTGTTCCCTTTATCACCAACAGAGGTCGCCAAAGCAACCTAACTGTTAGTTTCCCTTTTTTAATCCTTTATTTACGTCATTTTTTGAGAGGGGGGgcgaattctttttttttttttttttttttacaaaaacagtaGTGTGAAGTCCTCTTTAAAATTCCAGTCAAGCGAAACAACTCTGATGAAAGAAGGGGATCACACAGCACGTGGCCCTCTCTTACGCCAGGCgtgtcaccatgacaacaggGCACGCGTGACCTCACAGCAAGCGCCGCCGCCCGTTGGCCAGCTGCGGGCCCTTTAAGAGACACGCAGCGTCCGGTTTCCACGACGACAAGTTGTGACAAAATTCCCCTCCTGCCCACTTCTCCCTCCGACTCGTCGCTACACGCCACACGGCCGACCGGCCACCATGCTGCGGTCAATGGCTCCAAAGTGACCGCGAGAAGCAAAGCCCTTCTTGATTAAAATGGCTGTTGAGTGGCGGATGTAAAATGGCTTCACCTGCTTCCGCTCCACCTACCTCGGCCGGCGTCGTTTAACGGGACTCCAAACTACTAAACAGCCACGAAAGCTACTAACTGAGCTCCGCGACgcttaaatatcattttaatcACGTGAAAAAGGAGTGAAATAACAACTTTGTTGGCTGTGGAATCGCCACCGCGACTACTTTGCTGTCATCCGCTGAACGTCGGACTTTTGAAGCACCGTCGTGTAAGGAAAGCGTGGAAGGCTTCAAAATGAGCAAAAGAGTCAAATCTGCCCGCATGCCTGAAGTGGAGGAACACATATCCACGAAATACGAGATCAGGAAACGACTGGGCAAAGGGGTGAGTTCCCTTTTTCCGTACGGGGAGGGTACATGAACACATCATTGAAGTTAATCATTTAAGTTTTGTTTACCTCTCACTGTCGCTTTGAGGCcgactttttgctttttgtaaCTTGGGAGTTTGTTTCCTTTTTATCCAGCGGTTTATTTGCTCTAAGGGTGGAATTTTCTAACTCTCCCTTCCTGCTTGCATAATTgctacatacattaaaaaaaaaattgttgttgttgttgttgctcccCCCCCTCAAATTTGCCACATCCTATTGGTCAACAGGTTGTGGAGTGGCAAGGTGCCACGTTACACAGCTCTTCAACATGTTCTACACCTGAGAGTCGAGTACATTCAAAtcggaaaaaaagtgtttatataTCTATAATAAGCGGTTTGATAAAGTCTGCCTCTGATTTGAATCGAGTATTGTTTCTGCGTCGGCCTCAAAGGCGTACGGGATCGTTTGGAAGGCGGTGGACAGGCAAACGGGCGAGATTGTCGCGGTGAAGAAGATTTTCGACGCCTTCAAGAACAAGACGGACGCTCAGGTGGGCCATTTTGTAACACACTACATCAGAAATCCAAATGTACCCGTGTTTGACCAATGATTACGTCATACAGGATGCTCGAGTGCCTTGATATCACATCCTAATTGTTtctcttggttttttttgtttttttttaacagcggACCTTTCGAGAAGTCATTTTCCTGCAGGTAAAAACccgcaacaacaaaacaaaacgcagTCACTATACCATTGTACAGGAAATTTAGCTCACACTTCCAACCAATCAGAATGAAGTGAGCGTGTGGCGTTTTAGGTCCGTTACATAATTCCTTCTTTCCTTGTTGTGTacaacagtgattcccaacctttatggagccaaggctcacggcacaccaacaaacaaaaatgccacaaaaaaaagtggatacacaagtcaattatatactttctgccatctaatagaagagcaaattatcaaatgtgttgttgttgttgttgtgtgcagGAGTTTGGAGATCATCCCAACGTGGTCAAGCTCCAAAATATCATCCGGGCGCAAAATGACAAAGACATTTATCTCGTCTTTGAGTATATGGGTGAGTTTCGGGAGGCCTCACTACACGTCATCGCGACAACGTTAAGCAACCTCTCTGCCAAACCCTGTTcgatttgtgttgttgttgttgttgttgttgttgtttaatccAGACAGTGACCTGCATGCAGTGATAAAAAAAGGAACGCTACTAACGGACATCCACAAGCGTTACGTCATGTACCAGCTGCTCAAAGCGGTCAAATATCTGCACTCGGGGAACGTCATCCACCGGGACCAAAAGGTACCCTTGGAGGATGAGAAAACCATTCTACACTTTCAGGTTCAGATCCACCAATGAACACCGCGTTTGGCGACAAAGTCTATCATGGCAAGACGCTCAAAGAGGTCTCAAGGACCCAAGtgcgaaat
This window of the Phyllopteryx taeniolatus isolate TA_2022b chromosome 21, UOR_Ptae_1.2, whole genome shotgun sequence genome carries:
- the vps28 gene encoding vacuolar protein sorting-associated protein 28 homolog, with amino-acid sequence MFHGIPVTGSMGGGAPANKPELYEEVKLYKNAREREKYDNMAELFAVVKTLQALEKAYIKDCVTPNEYTASCSRLLVQYKAAFKQVQGSDVGSIDDFCRKYRLDCPLAMERIKEDRPITIKDDKGNLNRCIADIVSLFITVMDKLRLDIRAMDEIQPDLRELMETMNRMSNMPPDSEAKDKVSLWLSTLSSMSASDELDDSQVRQMLFDLESAYIAFNRFLHSS
- the LOC133471149 gene encoding aurora kinase A- and ninein-interacting protein, with the protein product MKTSKALQSNPAPEECGVWLDTVELKGKAKQKKTARPISKMLNPLAKGAGYSLAVVFNFTQTKTEMPRTKQSSISSFFSPRSKDKSETDMRIHGDVQGQNDERAIHCKIREEQTDEVQQNVHREEHPDELEWKTHQVREEQPGTSEQKSHYKVREEQADNIHCLVREEQADDMEQNIYRKVREEQADETELNIHRNFREHQPDKMEWNMRRTAQEAQPDEIDRNPTILVRAQQPYKMNRGQGSIVKMKQTVKDCHEFDLSQEAFWTEAKGKTSTQKPFQLVHSCHKDDEKENSLLRDDEDSLARMFTQDSDGFRVIAHRFRRSPLKNRNDVITSATMKPAKTLFDVEDALFTQDSQGNVVIKH